One window of Sardina pilchardus chromosome 2, fSarPil1.1, whole genome shotgun sequence genomic DNA carries:
- the diras1b gene encoding GTP-binding protein Di-Ras1b has translation MPEQSNDYRVVVFGAGGVGKSSLVLRFVKGTFRDTYIPTVEDTYRQVISCDKSVCTLQITDTTGSHQFPAMQRLSISKGHAFILVYSITSKQSLEELKPIYQQVLAIKGNVESIPIMLVGNKIDEPQREVETKDGEAQATSWKCAFMETSAKTNHNVTELFQELLNLDKKRNMSLNIDGKRSGKQSRADKLKGKCSVM, from the coding sequence ATGCCAGAGCAGAGTAACGACTACCGCGTGGTGGTGTTCGGGGCCGGCGGCGTCGGCAAGAGCTCTCTGGTACTGCGCTTCGTCAAGGGGACCTTCCGAGACACCTACATCCCCACGGTGGAGGACACGTACAGGCAGGTGATCAGCTGCGACAAGAGCGTCTGCACCCTCCAGATCACCGACACCACCGGCAGCCACCAGTTCCCCGCCATGCAGCGCCTCTCCATCTCCAAGGGCCACGCCTTCATCCTGGTCTACTCCATCACCAGCAAGCAGTCGCTGGAGGAGCTCAAGCCCATCTACCAGCAGGTGCTGGCCATCAAGGGCAACGTGGAGAGCATCCCCATCATGCTGGTGGGCAACAAGATCGACGAGCCCCAGCGCGAGGTGGAGACCAAGGACGGCGAGGCCCAGGCCACCTCCTGGAAGTGTGCCTTCATGGAGACCTCGGCCAAGACCAACCACAACGTCACGGAGCTCTTCCAGGAGCTGCTCAACCTGGACAAGAAGAGGAACATGAGCCTGAACATTGACGGCAAGCGGTCTGGCAAGCAGTCGCGAGCTGACAAGCTCAAGGGCAAATGCAGCGTCATGTAG